The Oncorhynchus tshawytscha isolate Ot180627B unplaced genomic scaffold, Otsh_v2.0 Un_contig_16232_pilon_pilon, whole genome shotgun sequence nucleotide sequence CTTAACACCTAATCATTAgtgatctgacatgctgtattgCATGGAAACTGTAGGCTACTAACAGCAGCAGCTACATAGTCTAGTTTACTATGGTCCCGTCCCTCTGGCCAGGGTAAACAAAGTGGTAATGTTGtgtattgtatatacagtatttgacTTCAAACatttaattataattataatttaaTTATACACAAGATAAAAAAAAGTGGTTGCCcatcggggtggcagggtagcctagtggttagagtgtaaaggaggcaggtagcctagtggttagagtgtagaggaggcaggtagcctagtggttagagtgtagaggaggcaggtagcctagtggttagagtgtagaggaggcaggtagcctagtggttagagcgttgtactagtaaccgaaaggttgtaagatcaaatccccgagctgacaaggtaaaaatctgttgttctccccctgaacaaagcagttaaaccactgttcctaggtcgtcattgaaaataagaatttgttctagttgacgtgactagttaaataaaggtatttttttaaatgaatgtacAAACATTTTTCATAACATccttgtcatttagcagatgctcttatccagagcgatttacaggaaaCATTAAgagttaattgccttgctcaagggcacaatgacAGATtattcacctagtcggctcgggattcaaaccagcgacctttcagttactggcccaacactcttaaccgcaaggctacctgccaccaaatCAATTATATTCAATACAGTTATTCAAATACATTCATCATCAATGACTAAAATATTGAATCTAATATTAAAATAACATTTAATAAACACAAGTAGTCGATTCATAGTCTGTTTATCATTAAACAAAAGTTGTTTAGTAATATAAAATAATCCACCCAAACTAATGCTGAAAACTGATCATCACATCATCTTTATCTGATATACACGGAGCGTACAAAACAGttgaaacaccttcctaatattgagttgcagccccCTTTGTCCTCAGAACATCCCCAagtcgttggggcatggactcccAAGGTGTTGAGAGcgtccacagggattctggcccatgttgactccaatgcttcccacaattgtgtcaatgTGGCTGGGAGTGGATCTCTACTCCGAATAGCTCCTTCCATCTCCTCACACAGATGcacaattggattgagatctggtgactcgTCAGACCACTGCAGTAAActgaattcactgtcatgttcttggaaccaatcctggacaagccTTGTGGCATAATCCTGCTGAATAAATCTATTTGCAGATGGATAAACTGCTGCCATGAAGGGATGCACCTGATTGCCAATGATGTTTagacatcctgtggcattcaaatGTTGCTCCACTTTTATCAAGGGGTCCAATATGTGCCATGAAAACACActccacaccatcaccaccagcctGCAATTTTGACACATGGCAGGGATACATGTACTCATGGTTTCCTCCATACCCTAGTCCTCCCATCAGCATGACACAGCAGGAACAGGGATTCATCAGGCCAGGCAATATTTTTCAAATTTTCCAGTGTCCAGTGTTTTCATTCCTTAGCCCACTGCAACTGCAGTTTCTTGTTTTTTACtgaaagctaatggggatccataataaatacaaaacaactaGATCATTAAGGATCATAGTTTTCATCTGGGTtcagctggtcagtctatgtgatggaaagagcaggtgtccttaatgttttatacactcagtgtatgttgtatCCACCAGCTCAGGGAAGCAGTACCACCCAGTCAACCACTCCATTGTGAGACGCCTCACAGAGGACATTCATCCCTAAGGGCAAATCCAAGGTCATCTCAATATCTTTACAGTAGAAgctaacaaaacacacaaactGGCAAGGTGCACACTGATCAGTAAAGTAAAGAGAGGATAACATTCTAGAACGCTCCCTTTCCTCTGCATTGTTCTCTCACACTGAGAAACAATAGGATTGCAAATGTTCTACGCTTTCTTCATTTGATCCAGCTCACTGTTATCACTTCTTTTACGAGACTTAAGTGATGGAGTGACTTTAATCTCAGCTGGTCTTTGAGAACTGATGACGCTCTTCTGATTTGATGTATATTTGATGTATTTTTAACTGGCCCATTCGAGATAAACTTTTTAAAAGTCAGAGCAGGTGAAAGGCTTCTCTCCGTATGCATACCTTTATGTTTTTAGGTGGCCCAGTAGAGAAACTTTTCCCAGTCATGAATGTATGCATACACAGTCAgcgcaggagtaaggcttctctcctgtgtgtgttctctgatgaccTATTAGCCCAGAGTATGTTGTGAAGCATTTTACAcaatcagagcaggagtaaggcttctcccctgtgtgtgttctctgatgaactttAAGCTCAGTTGATGTTGTGAAACATTTTACACAGTCAGAGCataagtaaggcttctctcctgtatgtatacgttcaTGTGTTTTTAAGTTGCACAGTCGAGAGAAGCCCTTTCCACAGTcggagcaggagtaaggcttctctcctgtatgtatacgCTCATGTGTGTTTAGGTGGCCCAGTCGAGAGAAACTCGCCCCACAGTCAGAGCataagtaaggcttctctcctgtgtgtgttctctgatgaatttTTAGCTTAGTTGATGATGTGAAACTTTTTACACAAttagagcaggagtaaggcttctctcctgtgtgtgttctccggTGACCTTCAAGCCCAGAGCATGTTGAGAAGCATTTTACACAATCAGaacaggagtaaggcttctctcctgtgtgtgttctctgatgaactttTAGCTCAGTTGATGTTGCGAAGCATTTTAAACAGTCAAAGCagaagtaaggcttctctcctgtatgtatacgttcaTGTGTTTTTAGGTGGCCCAGTCgagagaaactctttccacagtcagagcaggagtaaggctttaCTCCTGTATGCATACGTTCGTGTGTTTTTAAGTTGCCCAGTCgagagaaactctttccacagtccgAGCAGGAgtgaggcttctctcctgtatgtatacgtTTATGTGTTTTTAGGTGTCCCAGTCGAGAGAAACTAGCCCCACAGTCAGAGCataagtaaggcttctctcctgtgtgtgttctctgatgaatttTTAGCTTAGTTGACGATGTGAAGCATTTTACACAATTAGAACAGGAGTAggtcttctctcctgtgtgtatccgTTCATGAACTGTCAGAAATTTTAATGTTGTGAAATTCTTCCCACAGTCAGTACAGGAATACagattctctcctgtgtgtatttttaGGTGTATTTTTAACTTTGATAGAATTGAGAAACTCTCCTTACAACGTGGGCACTGGTGAGACCTCTTAGCTCTGTGATCTTCCTGCTGTTGCTCTCTGGAGGTAGAGACTGTCTCAACATGGTCTCCTGTGTGAATAACATCAGAATAACTAGTCAGTTGGTATTGGTAAAAATAAACCTGTTATGTCAGATCAAAAAGACTGGTCCTGATTAAATGAAGATTTCATGGTAAAaactaaaaaatatataattgcacAAGAGGTTCACAGACTTTCAAGcagcactgtatatattattattttttatttatttcacctctatttaaccaggtaggctagttgagaacaagttctcatttgcaactgcgacctggccaagataaagcatagcagtgtgagcagacaacacagagttacacatggagtaaacaattaacaagtcaataacacaaaaggaagaaaaaaggggagtctatatacattgtgtgcaaaaggcatgaggaggtaggagaataattacaattttgcagattaacactggagtgataaatgatcagatggtcatgtacaggtagagatattggtgtgcaaaagagcagaaaagtaaataaataaaaacagtatggggatgaggtaggtaaaaatgggtgggctatttgccgatagactatgtacagctgcagcgatcggttagctgctcagatagcagatgtttgaagttggtgagggagatgaaagtctccaacttcagcgatttttgcaattcgttctagtcacaggcagcagagaactggaacgaaaggcagccaaatgaggtgttggctttagggatgatcagtgagatacacttgctggagcgcgtgctacggatggctGTTGCCACTGCTCGACTAAAAAAAGCTTGGTCAACCAACATCTATccaccaaacaatcgaccagttgaCTAAACGAGGTCAGCCATTTAGGCCAAAAGGGGCCAAAGGGATGAATTATATGAGTCATATCTTCCTCCACTCACTTTcacaagtagaggtcgaccgattaatcggaatggccgattaattagggccgatttcatgttttcataacaatcggaaatcggtatttttggacaacgATTTTgcagatgttttattttttttacacctttatttaatctttattttactaggcaagtcagttaagaacacattcttattttcaatgacggcctaggaacggtcagttaactgcctcgttcaggtgcagaacgacagattttcaccttgtcagctcgggggatccaatcttgcaaccttacagttaactagtccaacgcaataacgacctgcctcttgttgcactccacaaggagactgcctgttacgcgaatgcagtaagccaaggtaagttgctagctatcattaaacttatcttataaaaaacaatcaatcaatcataatcactagttaactacacatggttgatgatattactagatattatctagcgtgtcctgcgttgcgtataatctgactgagcatacaagcatacaagtatctaagtatctgattgagcggtggtaggcagaagcaggcatgtaaacattcattcaaacagcacttttgtgcgttttgtcAGCAGCtgttcgttgtgcgtcaagcattgcgctgtttatgacttcaagcctatcaacccccgagatgaggctggtgtaaccgaagttaaatggctggctagttagcgagcgctaatagcatttcaaacgtcactcgctctgagccttggagtggttgtatcccttgctctgcatgggtaacgctgcttcgagggtggctgttgtcgttgtgttcctggttcgagcccagggaagagcgaggagagggacggaagctatactgttacactggcaatactaaagttcctataagaacatacaatagtcaaagcttaatgaaatacaaatggtatagagggaaatagtcctataattcctatattaactacaacctaaaacttcttacctgggaatattgaagactcatgttaaaaggaaccaccagctttcatatgttctcatgttctgagcaaggaacttaaatgttagctttcttacatggcacatattgcacttttactttcttctccaacactttgtttatgcattatttaaaccaaattgaacatgtttcattatttatttgaggctaaattgattttattgatgtattatattaagttaaaaataagtgttcattcagtattgttgtaattgtcattattacaaatacatttaaaaaaattggcagattaatcgggatcggcttttttggtcctccaataatcggtatcagcgttgaaaaatcataatcggtagaCCTCTAATCAaaagggttagtaactacagactcatttcatagaaCTTCAAAACACTGGCAGTTTGTCTACTTCACTTCTTTACTCTACTCTCTGATCACTCCAGATAACCCAGTTGTTCAGGGATGTGTGATGTCAGAATGACAGAAGTCAATCTATCAATAGACTGGTCATAACTTAAGGTCTAATTTATGAAGATATAGTTAGAACCTGTTCTTACCATGAGAAACAGAATTcccaatcttctcctcctcttcttcatctttaatgttgacattcagctccagtgtttgactgcagtcttccagcttcactgatgccatctctggatcctgcagtgcaaactgggctccactgtcacaatcaggacccagtgactgtaggtttggtgtcagtgtggaaggagagaggcaggctgggtttGTCCTCACTGTTGATGTTACCGGCCTCAGACTTAATCTGAGTCGGCCAGTAGTAATAAAGAGACACGGACACAAAAGTTAGTCTTGAAAGTTCTGGCACTTTCTTTATTCTAAAACGATATTGGATCAGGTAGCTAAGCATTGACAACAAACCATTCAATTAATTTCAAATCAGACGAGGCTACGCGACGTAAATGCACTAAACCTATAGTAGAGTTCCTAAATTCACacacagagcattcagaaagtattcagaccccttgacttttccacgttttgttacgttacagccttattataaaatggattcaatagttttttcccctcaccaatctacagatgataccccataatgacaaagcaaaaacatgtttttaagatTTTATTTctccaaatgtattaaaaattaccaactgaaacatcacatttacataagtattcagaccctttactcagtacttttttggagcacctttggcagcgattacagcctcgagtcttctagggtatgacgctacaagcttggcatacctgtatttggggagtttctcccaatcttctctgcatttcctccaagctctgtcaggttggatggtgggCATCGCTGAAcggccattttcaggtctctccagggatgttcgatctggttcaagtcaggggtctggctgggccactcaaagacatttagagacttgtcccaaagccactcctgcattgtcttggctgtgtgcttagggccgttgtcctgttggaaggtgaaccttcaccccagtctgaggtccttggaaggttttcattaaggatctctctgtaatttgctccattcatctttccctcgattctgattAGTCTcgaagtccctgccgctgaaaaacatccccacagcatgatgatgccaccaccatgcttcactgtagggatggtgccaggttttctccagatgtgtttcatcagaccagagagtcttgttacccatggtctgagagtcctttaggtgccttttggcaaactccaagcgggttgtcatgtgccttttactaaggactggcttccgtctggacactGCCATAAAgtgtggtggagtgctgcagagatggttgtccttctggaaggttctcccatctccacagaggaactctggagctctgtcagaatgaccattgggttcttggtcacctccctgaccaaggcccttctacatgattactcagtttggccggggggccagctcttggaagagtcaatcctgtctcagagctctgcggacaaatccttcgacctcatggcttggtttttgctctgacgtgcactgtcaaatgtgggaccttatatagacaggtgtgtgcctttccaaatcatgtccaatcaattgaatttaccacaggtggacaacaatcaagttgtagaaacatctcaaggatgatcaatggaaacaggatgcacctgacctcaattctgagtctcatagcaaagggtccgaatacttatgtaaataaagagTTTGTTATGTTCGCAAAcaaatctaaaaatctgttttcgctttgtcattatggcatattgtgtgtagattgatgaggaaaatttaaattgaatccattttagaataaggctaaagtaacaaaatgtggaaaaggggaaggggtctgaatactttccgaatgcactgtaaggaactggcaactcgttctcattctgagaaataaggttgGCCACTTGATTttaacatctgaacaaagtggacaggctaacaagcttttcaaacagttggagacagaatggtgtgttcataacaattcaactgttcaACCTTGTTAGCAAATAGATCCAAATTGGCTAAACTcgaaatataaagattagctggcaAGTCACTAGCACGTGGGCTTGAGAGGTTTTTGAGGCCTGTGTTAATGTTCTATAACGCCTACAATAAGTTAGTCCTTACTAGTTACATTTGTAACAAAAAAGGGCATCAAATAATACATGATTAGTGGGTGTTATGGTTGTGGATGGCTTATATTTAGCCTCGGTATAACttcacaagccctgaattcattagattattgaCTGTTTGAAATGCTGTGTAATCAACCTTTAATTGTACAAGGCTCATTTATAGAGAAACTAAACTGAGATATTTATGGTGAATCACCTAGAATCTAAACTGAGATATTTATGGTGAATCACCTAGAATCTAAACTGAGATATTTATGGTGAATCACCTAGAATCTAAACTGAGATATTTATGGTGAATCACCTAGAATCTAAATTGAGATATTTATGGTGAATCACCTAGAATCTAAACTGAGATATTTATGGTGAATCTAAACGGAGATATTTATGGTGAATCACCTAGAATCTAAACTGAGATATTTATGGTGAATCACCCAGAATCTAAACTGAGATATTTATGGTGAATCACCTAGAATCTAAACTGAGATATTTATGGTGAATCACCTAGAATCTAAACTGAGATATTTATGGTGAATCACCTAGAATCTAAACTGAGATATTTATGGTGAATCACCTAGAAGTTTGAAAACTCAAGATAAAGCTGTACGATTTTTTTGGTCCATATTGTCCAGCCCCAATGGAGAACATTAGAGTAAAGTACAATActttatactgtactatactctgtactgttgtactctactgaactaactGTTACTTTTCTttcctgtactctactgtactgtgctttcCAATCTTGTGAAACAGTAGCTATGTTTCCAAGAAGTTATAcagtgatttttgttgttgttgacatgtaGAAACAGTTTGAATAGAAAATCGATCAGACAATTGCCCCCTAGATTGTTTTCATTTAACTATCTTGTGCTGATAAAACAGTTGCACAAAATTATTTTGCAATCATTTGATAaattttattattgttattattgttattattattatgttattgttaatatattatatttgatAAATAATGTTTTCATCCTCATTTGTCAGAATAAAGAAACATTGACAAAAGAAACATCCACCCGTCAAACAGATAAAAATGTTGTCGAGCATTAAAACATTTCTCCtatatctgccgtttccattacacatgtcgcaaatAATGTTTTTACCACATTGCTTTGTTGAATGCACCCAgagtcaatggaaacctgcctaatgatgtctgagtgattggttcagatttggtcctgtTTAATGTCGGTCTGTCTTTACTGGGGTGTATCCTACAGTGTCGGCCTATACCTTTATGAATGTCCATCCATGTGGAAGGCCTAGCGTTTGTAAAACAGCCCGttgcattggctttattagtcctgGTTCCTGTGATTAATCATTTTGGCTATTTAAGCGCTGAAAAGGCCCATCGGctacccaactttatcaggagttatCCTGAGCCTATTGGCAATGATAATCAATGCGTTTACACACAGGGTTCAACTCCCGGACAACAGAGGTTTCAGAGTCCTGCAATAGAGCTGAGATGCTAATGTTTGTGTAAACTCTAcatagttgtgttctgtgggtgtcactgagtaggctgaACAATCCATAGGTAAGACTG carries:
- the LOC121842224 gene encoding zinc finger protein 135-like; the protein is MASVKLEDCSQTLELNVNIKDEEEEEKIGNSVSHGDHVETVSTSREQQQEDHRAKRSHQCPRCKESFSILSKLKIHLKIHTGENLYSCTDCGKNFTTLKFLTVHERIHTGEKTYSCSNCVKCFTSSTKLKIHQRTHTGEKPYLCSDCGASFSRLGHLKTHKRIHTGEKPHSCSDCGKSFSRLGNLKTHERMHTGVKPYSCSDCGKSFSRLGHLKTHERIHTGEKPYFCFDCLKCFATSTELKVHQRTHTGEKPYSCSDCVKCFSTCSGLEGHRRTHTGEKPYSCSNCVKSFTSSTKLKIHQRTHTGEKPYLCSDCGASFSRLGHLNTHERIHTGEKPYSCSDCGKGFSRLCNLKTHERIHTGEKPYLCSDCVKCFTTSTELKVHQRTHTGEKPYSCSDCVKCFTTYSGLIGHQRTHTGEKPYSCADCVCIHS